Proteins co-encoded in one Arachis hypogaea cultivar Tifrunner chromosome 13, arahy.Tifrunner.gnm2.J5K5, whole genome shotgun sequence genomic window:
- the LOC140177672 gene encoding uncharacterized protein yields the protein MSSNNFFKARTILAPTLDIAEEVNNYLMTIIPGGKKLYLSSDSICIDEGNMESQLDLYDPELLNSINYSGLPLHKLILKVGVPMMLLRNIDQSSGLYNGTRLQVKKLENHVIECEVLIGNNVGHIALIPKMNIWYQQIKLSQLDFNKDSFP from the coding sequence atgtcttcaaataattttttcaaaGCAAGAACTATACTGGCTCCCACGTTGGACATCGCTGAAGAGGTCAACAACTATCTGATGACTATCATTCCTGGAGgcaaaaaattatatcttagttCGGATTCAATTTGTATAGATGAAGGGAATATGGAAAGTCAACTAGATCTTTATGATCCTGAATTACTGAATAGCATAAATTACTCTGGTTTACCTCTACATAAATTGATACTTAAGGTTGGTGTTCCTATGATGTTACTAAGGAATATTGACCAATCCAGTGGTCTTTATAATGGTACAAGGCTACAAGTTAAAAAGCTTGAAAATCATGTCATAGAATGTGAAGTCTTAATAGGTAACAATGTTGGTCATATTGCTTTGATTCCAAAAATGAATATATGGTACCAACAAATAAAACTGTCCCAATTAGATTTTAACAAAGACAGTTTTCCGTAA